CATTGCTGGCGCTCTTTCTACTCATGACGCCATCGCACTGCCTGGCAGTGAGGCGTATGAGGAGTCTAATGGCTCTTATTTCAGTGCGTTTGAGAATGAACTGAGGCCGTCACACATCGTCAAGCCCACGACGGTAGAACAAGTCCAGAGCGTAATCAAAGCCCTGAGACCACACATTCTCGCAGGCGACTGTAAAATTGCTATTCGGGGCGAGGGGCACACTCCATTTGCTGGTAGTGCCAACATCCAAGACGGCGTCACACTTGACCTGCGTGGCTTCAAAGGCATCACATTGAGTGAAGATCGGACAACCGTCGAAattggtgttggagagacatggacgactGTGTATAACGAACTTGAGAAGCATGGCTTGACAACGGCCGGAGGGCGCGTTGGTCGAATTGGTGTCGCTGGCTTCATTCTAGGAGGTAAGTCAAACGAGTCGTCATTGAAACCGTCCAGCTAATCTTTCCTAGGCGGCCTCTCCATGTTTTCAGCCGGCACTGGCTTCGCATGCGACTCTGTCACTGAGTTCAAAGTAGTCCTCGCCTCTGGAGAACTTGTTAGCGCCAATGCGTCTTCAAACACCGACCTTTGGACTTCTCTGAAAGGCGGTCTCAACAACTTCGGTATCGTGACGTCTATTACCATGAAGACCTTCAAATCCGAAAGCATCTGGGGCGGCATCACGTACTACATGCCCGGTACATTTACAGAAGTCCTCCAACACGCATGCGATTTTGTTCATAATGAGACCGATGAGAATACGCACATCATGTGCAGCGCGGGTTATGGCTTTGGGCATCAGGCTGTTACTTGTGTCATGTACCATACTGGTGGCGCGGAGAATCCGCCAGCGTTGCAGCGCTTTAGCAATGTTCAACCGCAGATTGCGCAGATGAAAAGTATGAGGTTTGAGAACCATATCGGTTTTTGCGAGGAGTTGAGTAAACATTCTAGCAATGGAATGAGGTAAGTTTATCTGGCCTAACTTTGGATTAGTGGCTGACGCAAAACAGGCAATTCTGGGCTTCTATAACGATTAAACCAGACCTGGATTTGATGGATACCCTGCATAACAAGTGGCAGGAGACACTGGCCACTATTAAAGATGCGGAAGGGTTCATCTTCTCATTTGGCTTCCATCCGCTTACAAAGTCCCTTCTGACAAATTCAGCAAAGGCCGGGGGAAATGCGATGAACATTCCGCCAGAAGATGGGCCACTGTTTGTCGTCCTGATCAATCCCTGCTGGACACAggttgctgatgatgagcgCATCATATCTTCTGTGGAGGCGTTGGTGGCGGAGTTCAGGCAATTGGCAAGTGAGAAGGGTCTGTTGCATCGCTACATCTTTACCAACTATGCATATCACAAGGATGACGTTATGGCTGGGTATGGCGAAGAGAGTCTGGAGAGGATGCGAAGCGTGAGTAAGAAGTATGATCCTGAGGGATTATTTCAGAAAGGGGTTCCTGGTGGATTTAAATTATCCATGTAGCATAGGTTGCGAGTGTCGAGACTCAGCAGCCCGGTAGCTTCGATAAATGATATATATTTCTGATTGTATCGAGTCCGATATACATGGACTGCCTTGTAGGTGGGCACTAATAAGTGGTTGTGTCCTGTGTCTCCCTGGCATCTTGTTGCTATCAATAGAGCATGAAAAAGGGGTTTGTAATTCTTGAGATAATAAATATATTACTACATGGTATCACACTAATTTCACTGTAATTGGTTCCGAACAAACAGCCTCTCGATGCAGAGTGTCAACTTGTCCACCCCGTCAATCTCCATTACCACCTGCACATCCCATCCATTCACCTACGGACGACTCCGAGTATACACTCCAGGCATGGAGCTCATTTCAATTGTAGTCTTCTTGTGAATGCCCCGTCCAAAGGTCGGCACCGCCTCCGAGTCAGCAGACGCACGAATCTCATTATACCCCTTCATTCGTAGCTGAGACGACGAGTCACTCTCGGCGTAGTGTCGAGCAGAGCTGTTGTTGGACGATCCGCCCTTGATAAAGGACAATAGTGACTGCATGCTGCCATACAAGCGAGAttccttgattttgctgtTCCAGACTTTGGCGAGCGATGGCATGCACGCCACAGCAATGGAAGTATAGACTTCGGTTTGACTGCCAGGGTTAGCACTCGCGTGCAACATGCGGGCTGCAACACAACTTACATGCAGATGTAGGTTTGAGCACCAGCCCATGAGACGTCGTATCCTCTAATGATTTGAACGCGGTAGTATGTTGTGAGGGCGCTTGCAGCAAGGGCACTGATGTGGTCAGCTTGACTCAATGACACAAGGATGATTGTGGCATGCTTACAATAAACCGGTTGCGAAAATAGCCGCAACACCAATTTTCTTCCCGAGTGGCATTTGCAGCTTGAACACGATGGGCAGCGGGAGAACAAAGATGGCAATGTCTGCAGCGATATTCATGCCTGCCTGGACTAGGCCGGGGGTGGCGAGGTGATTGCAGTTGCCGAGGATATTGAGGTCCCATTTCTGGTCGGTGTTGGGATGCGGCATGCAGTAGTAGAAGCAAAGGGGGACTTTTCCGGATACTCATCAGTTGTAATTCTTCAATGTGTGTCTTTTGTGTAGGGACAGCCTTACCAGTCATCCAGTATGTTCCAATCATGatagcaagaagaacatAGATGCAAACCCTCAGCCAGACCTTTCGCTGAAATGTGCGGTAGTACATGATCAGAATGGACGCCTTGCTGAAGAACAGCATGGGACCGTAAACCAAGCTAGTTACGAAGAGTTTCTATGTCATCGTCTGTTAGTTACTGGCCTCTGTCTTGGTACAAATCTGCTGTATTACCTTGATGTAATCCGAGTCAAGAAAGGTAATGGGCGTATCCCAGGCATGTCTAGTGACGCCCCCAACTTTGCAAATATGTCAGCTCGATCTCGGAAAGTGAATATGACTGTTTAACATACGAGCGCAGGAAACGCCGGTGTATACGGCCGCGAgcatccatgccaacacAACGGAgactggagaagaagtcagCAGATTGTTCAACAGCTTGAACAGAGTAGTACGTACGGTCATCCAGGCCAAATGGACGTTTTAAACGATGTCCAAGAATGAATCTGGAGATAACTAGCATCAACGAgatggcggcaaggatgATACCGACTGACTGAACTGCAATCAGTAGGGAAGGAGGGTCGACAAAGTTAGGTGGTGCGCCAGATGGGTTTTTGGCGAGAGGCACCTGAGATGGGTCGATACCAGGTGGTAAAGCGTCCATGATGATTTGGTTTCAGAGGTATTTTGTCGAGTCTGTCTTTTGGAATGAGGTTGAGAACGCTGCAGCCCTTCTTAAAGAACTGCCGAGTTGGACGTCTGCTTAACCCTAACCctggctggtgatggttgcgTAGGTTCGCAAAGTCTGCAAACAGGGCTGACAAAATAATAAAGCCAAAGGAATCCCACGTGGAATGGTCTTCTGAGACAGCCAAGAGATAAGCGAAagtaaaaaaaaagaggatTAAATGCCCTGTGCACAAGGCGACGAGCAACGGATATCTTTGATTCCTGGAGAcgaaccagttgacctcaaaTTGGCTCACGCAGCGGGGGTGAGAGCGGCTTTCAAGTGCCATGACCATCACAAAGCGGACAGGTTATGCACCTCGTGCCTTGGCGCAGACCTACTCGAGGGAGGTTGTGTATGATGGATGGACCCGAATTTGTCAATGGAGGCATCCTTGTAAATCCCGTCGACGTGCGGAGGTGGATCAATGATACACGGTAGAGACAAGAACCGCGATCTTAACCTATCAAGGTGCGGAGACGAACCACCACGAGGCACGTCTTACTGTCCGACCCTCCACGAAGGCCAGAAAGACTTGGAGGGGTGACATTAATTTAGTTGGGGTCCAGGAGGGAGTGTGTTCAATCGAAGGGTTACCTTGCATGTCATCTTCGGTCTTGGCCCCCAGTAGAAAGAGTTCCAGATCCTTAGGCCGAGACGGATTCCTGGTAACCAGCCTTTCAATTCCCGGCATGCTAGCATGTGCGTCATGTTGACGAGAAGGATTCAAGGGATGGACTGGTGTGCATCGCTTGTGTACGAAGAGGTAGATGATCTGACAATTTCGTAGCATTGAGGAGCGCGAGCCAGCTTGCGGCCAGGATATGCCAAACGGTTCGGACAAGGCGTTCGAGAACAACGATATGAATCCAATTATAAGTCGGGGTTCCCAATTGCGTCTTCTTTTATCAAGGCAGCAACGTTGCCAGAATTTCTATGCGAGCTCGTTGAGACCCTGAATGCATCTGTTATCAAGGTGTGACTCAAGTAGCGAGTTACATCGCAACCAAATTGCGGAATCAACAAGCCGCGCTAAGATTCAAAATGTAAGAAGTGCATGAAACGATGTTGATTGGGAAAATCCATGGCGTCTACATTCAAATATGGGCCGACTCTCTTAGCTTCAGCCCAGACCGAGGTATTCCATGGTCGGAGATTGCTGACGACTTGCATCAGTTTGGCATGTATCGGACAACCAACGGCATCTGTCCCGGAAATAGACCACACCCATTTGCTGTGTTCTATCGAACTGGTATGGCATCGTGATTGTCGGTGGCTGCGCACTACGCCACCCGTCGTCCATGACCGAAAGGAGATCACCGACATGCTCGCACAACTGGTCGAAATGGGATTTGGACCCCTGTTCGAGAAAGCTTAGATTTCCACACGGATGTATCTGTTACGAGAGTGTTGTGAATGCACCGTGCCGATGTGATTTGGGGGCGAGGTTTAATGCAAGTTACAATGCAGTTGTTTTCCAATCGCCCTGGTGGGAGGAGGCACATGATGGGCCAGCCTTACGCTGTTTCTCCCTCTTTCCGATTTTGATGTATTGATGAAAAGGGAATCACTGCTCACGGTGTTTTGCCAACCTTTCTGCTTCACATTAAACTTAGAAGAACAAACATTTGTCAAAATGGGTCCAAGTCAGCTTCTTCTATCTTCGATTCAAGACATTGGTCTAGAATCACGACTCTTGGTTGTTGTGCCTTGTGTGATTGCGTTTTTGTTTGCTGTTCTGGTGAGTACTCTCCCGAGGCGGCTTCAAGTGAGACGTAATATTGACTTGGCATAGAACAATGGCCCCTTGCAAAAGTCATGGAATTTCTCATTGCAAAAAGCACGGCAGGCGTTGAGAGATAAATGGGACATGTTTATATACCCCATTGCCGCAAACGGAAGAATCAAGGCTGCATATTCTCAGGTAAATCCTTCCCGCTGAGTTTGGCTCAAAATTCCGCCTGCTCGGTAGAATAACCGACCGCTTACTGAAACAACCCACAGATGAAAGGAAATGCGTTGCGTATCAATTCACCGGAAAGTTGGATGACATTAGTCTCGTCGCCGGAACTCATCAAAGATATAAAGAATGCCACGAACGAACAGCTCTCACTTCATGCGGCTGCCAAAGAAGTAGGCTTCTTCATTCCGACCGCTACACGGCATCCGGGGATGTGGGGTGTAAAATGGAGTTGCTGACAATGATGTTCAGATTCTTAAGCCCGAGTATACCATGAATGGCTTCAACTGGCATGATCAAAGAGGCATTGAAGGAATCGGCTTTGTCAGAACTTTGCGCACCTTGTTGACCACACATTTGCCTAAGTTGACACCCGGTGTCCGTACCATCATCAGTCAAACGTTTGCGAACGAGATTAAGGACGGTAAAGCGACAAATGGTATGACCTATGTCCGTACTGCCTGAATTTATCACGACTGACTAGTATGAAGTTTTGCAATTGTCCAAGAAAGTCGTCACCAAGATTAGTGCTTATGCCTTCTTCGGCGCAGACAATTGTAAGTATTCTTCCTTATACGCTAATTTACTTTGTACTCATCATACATAGTGGAAAACAATGATTTCATAGACGCGGCCTATTATTACAACGAAGATGTACTCTACGGATCGGAGCTGCTACGCATCTGCCCCAGCTTCTTGCGGCCGTAAGTTTGCACAAGCCATGCCCGACACTCCGACCTTGCAGCATTGACTAACATTTCACAGCATCATTGGGAAGTTTATTCCCAAGTTCTTGACTCGACAACAGACCTTCTTCTACGGACTCGTTGACATTATCGAGAACCGCATGAGAAACCCCCACGGGGGAGAAAAATTCGTAAGTGGTTATCAAGCCGAACAACCTAGTAGGTGCATGTGCTCATTTCCTGAACTTGGTCACTTGCAGAACGATGTCATCCAGTGGATCATAGATACGTCGCCCAAGTCTAGGCCCTGGACACCGGATCGAATGGCATTTGAGGTGATGGCCATCTGGTTTGGCTCCGTGCAAGGGCTTGCCACAGTAAGCATGCATTACCCCAACCTTTTGCATGGAACTTCTTGCTGGGAGTGATATTGGTGCTAATTCTCAATAGACCTTGACATTCGTCATTTACAGTCTATGCGAACACCCTGAGTATATGGAACCCCTCCGTGCGGAGATTGAGAGCCTTGCTGGGGGCGAATTTCTGTCATCCGGTGATGGTCTTCCCTTACTGGATAGTTTTCTGAAGGAATGTTCGCGATGGACACCCGTTGAATCTGGTGAGTCTCATAACTTAGCCGGTAGCCGACCGTCGCAATATGCTAACTCCATGCCTAACAGTCACCGCCCGCCGATGTGCTCTAAAAGACTTCACATTCTCTGATGGCACTCGCGTCGCGAAAGGCGAGTGGGTTGGCATTCCCGTAGGACCGATGCTCCGCGACCCTACGAAATACCCCGAACCCGACATGTTTGACGGCTTTCGCTTCGCTGATCCCAGCTTACTTGGGAGGGGTGCATCAACGCAGCCAGAAGGCCCGTCGAACTTTACTGATATCAATGAGAAGTGGCACGTATGGGGGACGGGTAAGCTGACATGGTAAGACAATGTCTCAATTTCTACATGTTGTACGAGTGCTTTATTGACTGCGGCTAACTTGTGTGACAGTCCCGGGCGCTTCTTTGTCTCATACGTGATGAAGCATGTCATGTATCATATTCTAGAGAACTTTGAGCCGGAGATGGAGCAGAAGAACCGGAAGTATACGGTTAACTGGCGAACCCTGACTTTACCAGGGCCAGGCGTGAAGGCCAACTTTCATGCTAGGGTGTAAGGGCAGAGGTGTGTAAGTCGCTGTCAGTGTGAGGGGCTTAGTGCTATCCCGGAGGTAGACGATCTGGTTTCCGGCTAAAGAATTGTGCATTTTATGATAGACGTTGGAAATGTGTTCCGAATCTCCATTTGGAGACTAAAACTAGTTGTAGAAATTAAGCTGGTCTTCTATTCCGTGGCTGATTCCCCGCATGATCTCGCGGCGCTACCCTTGTTTATATGGTATAACGCCCCGAAGAACGCCTTGAAATGTCCCGAGAGCATATGGCCCGAGATACTTACACTTCTGAATACCCCGATTGACTTGTTGCCAGCCGTGCATGGTTACATGGTTACACTTTTGTTGACGGGCATCGCCGACAAGGCGGAGTAAATGCCTTGTCGGATTGACGAGCATTTGGCAACCAAAAGATTAGACGACATGACCAATAATACCcccgccatcatcttccgGCATTAAATCAAGAATCGACTGGTGGCTCACGCCAAATCGCGCCTTCAGGGTTGCGCCTGTTCTCCCGAGAGACGGAGTAAGCACGGGAAGAGGTGGCGTCCGTCATCCTGGATCCTAGTTCACACCACCCTCAATGGATCAAAAACTCGCACAGTTGTGAAGCAGGGGAATGACGAAATCGTGGCTTTAATTGAGGGATGCCTATCTGCACCTCGTTGGGAGTATTAAACCTTCTATAGGCTGGGATTTGCTACCTACATCTACCTACTTGTTTTGCTGTGCTAACACGTCCAGCCCTGTCTTCATCTGAACGCCACTGTCCTGTAATGAAGAGTAAGCCAATGCGACACCAGACGGGTTCGGAGTTTCTCGTCAAAAACTTACCATCATCCATGTCGGGAGCCATGAGGTGCCAAACCTGACGGCGCCGACACTGGCTCCGTGCCAGATCGTCCCTGTTCTGCCTCTAATAATGTCGTTAACAACTCCCTTGGCGTAATCGCAGGGTTCCATTCTAGGCGCTCCTTCTTGGCCGCGCGCCCTGTCCTTGATAGTGGGCTCGATGGGCGAGTACAGAGAGCCTGCTGGCAATTTCCAGTCTTCGAAGTGCGTCTGTCCCATGGTCTTGAGCGCTCCGGTTACTACGGAAAGGACCTTGACGTGGAACGGAGCAAGCTCGAGACGTAATGTCTCCGCCATGATCTGCTCAGACCGTTTTGAAGCGGCGTATAGTCCTGTGAATCTCAGCGTAAACTCTATGTAGAAGGAGAACCACAACATACCTTGATAGGGAACATTTAGATATCCAGACACCGAGGTGATGAACACCACGGTGCCCTTTGCCTTCATAAGCAGTGGCGCAAAAGCTTGTGTCACCGCAAGCTGACCCCAGACGTTAGTCTCGAAGACGGCCTTGCAATCTTCGATATCTTGATCCAGCAACGGCATGAAGTAGTTGCGGGCTGCACAATTGACAAGGTAAGCAAGCTCTCCACCCGTCTCTGACGCAACAGTCTCCGCTGCGGCCCGAATTTGCGCCGTCTTGGTGATGTCCAGCTCAAGGGTCTTGATGTTGGGGAGGTTCTCGACCTTGGACATGGTCTTCAAGCTGCGCGACGTTGCGAACACTCTGTAGCCATGAGCGTCAAACTCTGCGGCCAAGGCCGAgccagcaccatcatcgcTGCAGCCGGTAATCAGGACGGCCCCTTTGGTGCTAGAAGACATGTTGACAAATTTGGAATGGCTCACTCAATGGGATATGAGGCTGTAGTGTTGAGATATGGATCGCCTTATGCCAGGCTGAATCAGAGTATTGGACACGACAGGAAATATACCCCAATGACAGCTATTTTTACTTGTATCATTCCGCTTGTGATGCTGTGTAACATCTACGGTGACATGTAGAGCACGCGTCGTGCGGGGGTTGCAATGCACAAGCCACGACGTTGGTCAACTTTTGTTGGCAGATTGGGACGGCAATATTGCCAAGCTTTGCTGGGATACTCTTGCCTTGGATTTTGCCTCATGTTGCTAATTAAGAGCTGACAGGGAAGCTCTACAAGTACTTGCTAGTGTGGATTCTTGAATCTACCAACGGGTACATCCTAGATCGACACTCACAGTGTCCGTCATGTTCGGAGACACTGGCTACTGTCCAGGAACATGATCCATCGCGGTTGACTATCTTGAACTGGGAAGTAGCTGCATGCTGTACCAATCAGCATGTTCAAACACCAAACGAGGTGATATTCCAGCCCCCAAGCGAAGTCCTGGAGCAGGTGCCACTGGATGGCACAGAGACGGTCGATTTCGCCTTACCCCGGGAGCTGGATCACACAAACACGTGGAATTGTAGTTCGTGCTTTGCGTAGAAGCTCTGGAAGCACAACCATCTTGCTAGTTTCCCTATCGGTGCTTCAGTAGAGTCACGGGGCTGTTATAGCAACAATTGTTTCAAACTACTGCACCATAAGTTAGATGTCGGACGTATATCTCGGGTTTGCCAGGCACATTGAGTATGGTACTCGGTCATGGGAGTAATATTACAAGCTAGCCGTTCAGGCTACGGAAGACCTGCCTGCCATGTAAAATAGACCCCGGCCGACTACGGCATAGATTAAAAAAAGGGGCGTTCTAGCCTAGTCAAGTTGAGAATCGTACCGGACAAGAACGGTGTTTAACTCACATAAGATTCGTTCCCCCCCTCAAGTCCAGCAGAGTCGTATTTACGCCCCAAGAATACATCCGAGATACCAGTGTGTTGCAAGACGCCCAGCAACAACGGGGTTCTTAGCCCATCTCAACCGTGTGATCCCgtcctcgacatcaattggccttcaccaccacgaAGTCGAACCGGGTCCCTCAAGGTCCAGACACTTTTGACACCGAAGTCTCCCCTCAGCCCCTTGGATCTCCAATCATGCATCGGCTATCACAACATCTAAGCATAATTCTCTCGCTGATCACCATTCATTGCTGTGTGGCAGCTCCCAGCAGAATATGTGCCGACATATCCTCACGGTTGCCTGGCAAGGTCACATATCCAGGAGATAAGGCTTACAACATTTCCGAGAAGTCATATGCATATGCCAACCAACAGACACAACAGCCGTCATGCATCGTTCAACCAACCACTACCGAGGATGTAGCCACTGCCGTCAAGTTACTAAAAAAAGCACCGCAGGTTTCTTTTGCTGTTCGCAGTGGGGGGCACGCGACGAATCGTGGCTTTTCGAATATTGACGGCGGCGTGACGTTGGACCTGACTGCTATTAATAGTGTGAACATTCAAGCGGATGGTGTGACTGTTTCGGTTGGCACTGGTGCGTCTTGGGGAGATGTGTATCTCGTTTTGGATGCTGCCAAACGGTCGCTGAACGGTGGTCGTGCATCTggagttggcgttggcggcttTCTAACGGGAGGTATGT
The genomic region above belongs to Pochonia chlamydosporia 170 chromosome 2, whole genome shotgun sequence and contains:
- a CDS encoding FAD binding domain-containing protein (similar to Eutypa lata UCREL1 XP_007791827.1); translated protein: MATSDNTISTAIAGALSTHDAIALPGSEAYEESNGSYFSAFENELRPSHIVKPTTVEQVQSVIKALRPHILAGDCKIAIRGEGHTPFAGSANIQDGVTLDLRGFKGITLSEDRTTVEIGVGETWTTVYNELEKHGLTTAGGRVGRIGVAGFILGGGLSMFSAGTGFACDSVTEFKVVLASGELVSANASSNTDLWTSLKGGLNNFGIVTSITMKTFKSESIWGGITYYMPGTFTEVLQHACDFVHNETDENTHIMCSAGYGFGHQAVTCVMYHTGGAENPPALQRFSNVQPQIAQMKSMRFENHIGFCEELSKHSSNGMRQFWASITIKPDLDLMDTLHNKWQETLATIKDAEGFIFSFGFHPLTKSLLTNSAKAGGNAMNIPPEDGPLFVVLINPCWTQVADDERIISSVEALVAEFRQLASEKGLLHRYIFTNYAYHKDDVMAGYGEESLERMRSVSKKYDPEGLFQKGVPGGFKLSM
- a CDS encoding cytochrome P450 (similar to Glarea lozoyensis ATCC 20868 XP_008076427.1), with the protein product MGPSQLLLSSIQDIGLESRLLVVVPCVIAFLFAVLNNGPLQKSWNFSLQKARQALRDKWDMFIYPIAANGRIKAAYSQMKGNALRINSPESWMTLVSSPELIKDIKNATNEQLSLHAAAKEILKPEYTMNGFNWHDQRGIEGIGFVRTLRTLLTTHLPKLTPGVRTIISQTFANEIKDGKATNVLQLSKKVVTKISAYAFFGADNLENNDFIDAAYYYNEDVLYGSELLRICPSFLRPIIGKFIPKFLTRQQTFFYGLVDIIENRMRNPHGGEKFNDVIQWIIDTSPKSRPWTPDRMAFEVMAIWFGSVQGLATTLTFVIYSLCEHPEYMEPLRAEIESLAGGEFLSSGDGLPLLDSFLKECSRWTPVESVTARRCALKDFTFSDGTRVAKGEWVGIPVGPMLRDPTKYPEPDMFDGFRFADPSLLGRGASTQPEGPSNFTDINEKWHVWGTGKLTCPGRFFVSYVMKHVMYHILENFEPEMEQKNRKYTVNWRTLTLPGPGVKANFHARV
- a CDS encoding nadph-dependent 1-acyldihydroxyacetone phosphate reductase protein (similar to Eutypa lata UCREL1 XP_007787987.1), whose protein sequence is MSSSTKGAVLITGCSDDGAGSALAAEFDAHGYRVFATSRSLKTMSKVENLPNIKTLELDITKTAQIRAAAETVASETGGELAYLVNCAARNYFMPLLDQDIEDCKAVFETNVWGQLAVTQAFAPLLMKAKGTVVFITSVSGYLNVPYQGLYAASKRSEQIMAETLRLELAPFHVKVLSVVTGALKTMGQTHFEDWKLPAGSLYSPIEPTIKDRARGQEGAPRMEPCDYAKGVVNDIIRGRTGTIWHGASVGAVRFGTSWLPTWMMDSGVQMKTGLDVLAQQNK